The following is a genomic window from Trueperaceae bacterium.
TTCGATGCGGAGGTTGCGTTCGTGGCGGACCGCGTCCCGCACGCCGCGCGCCGCGTGGCGAACCCCGATCGGGTCGCGGCTCGGCCGCGTCACGGCCCGCCCCCGGGAGCGGCATCCCAGCGCTCGGCGTCCAACGCCGCAATGCGGGCGGCGGCGTGGTGGAACGGCGCCCACGCCGCCTCGGTCGGGTGGTCGAACCCGCGGAGGTGCGTCACGCCGTGCGACGCGAGGTGCAGGACCTCGGTCACGAGGTCGTGCCCGTGCGCCTCCGCCTGCCGCCCCGCGACCCCGAGCGCGACGAGGACGTCCCCGAGGTGCGCGACGGCCGGCATGCCGACGTCGGTCGGTTCGTGCGTCGGGTAGGACAGCACGTCGGTGGGGCCGTCCACGCCGCGGTCCTCGCGGTTGCGCTGCGCGATGGCGTCGTCCTCCATCAGCACCAGCGTCACGTCCCGCTCGCCCTCCCCGAGGTCGGCGAGGAGCGCCGCGACGGCGGCGCGAAGCCGCTCAGGCGCCGGAAACCGGTGCGTTTCGTCGATCAGGTCCACCACGTGCGCCTCCCGTCGCCGCGCCACCGTCCCCGCCCGCCGACGCCCCCGAGCCGGCCTGCAAGCCCCGAATCTCGTCCGCGGTGGGGTACCGCACGCGCCGGTGGAGCGACGCGGTCAGGACCCGCTCGAACGTCGAGGCGATCTGGTCGAGGTCGCGGAAGGTGAGGGGGCTGTCCGCCAGCTGTTCGTCCTGCAGGCGTTGCTCGAACAGGCGTTCGATCATCGCCCGGATCGCGCTTTGCGACGGCTCCGCCAGCGACCGGGAGGCGGACTCGACGGCGTCGGCGAGCATCAGGACCGCCGTTTCCTTCGTCTTGGGTTTCGGTCCGGCGTAGCGGAAGTTCACCTCGGCCAGCCCGTCGCTGTCCTCGAGGGCGCGCTTGTAGAAGTAGGCGAGGACCGTCGTGCCGTGGTGTTCGGTGACGAACGGCTCCAGGGCGGGCGGCAGGCCGGACTCGCGGAGCATCTCCACGCCGTCGCGAACGTGACTCGTGATGATCAGGTAGCTGAGGTGCGGACTGAGCGCGTCGTGCGGGTTCTCGCCGCCCACCTGGTTCTCGACGAAGAACTGCGGGCGTTTCGCCTTCCCGACGTCGTGGTAGAGCGCGCCGACGCGGGCGAGGAGGGCGTTGCCGCCGATCTGCGCCACCGACTGCTCGACCAGGTTCGCGATGATTTGGCTGTGTTGGTACGTGCCGGGCGCCTGCAGCACCAGGCGTTGCAGGAGCGGGCTTTGTGGCGAGGCGAGCTCGACGAGGCGGAACTCGGTGAGGAACTCGAACACGCCCTCGGCGAGGGGCAGCAACGCCAGCGTGAGGACGCCGGCCAGCACGCCGCCGCCGAGCGTCGCGGCGAACGTCGTGAGGGCCGGGATCGGCCCGAACGCGCCGGACACGATCGCTTGCGCGGCGAGCAGGGCGAGGCCGCCGGCCGCGCCGCCCGCCACCGCGGCGTAGAGCAGCCCGAGGCGGGTGCGGACGTGCGTCGCGATCCGCGTCGCGGCGAGGCCGGACACGAGGATCGCGATGGCGGACGCGATCGGGGCGCCGGGCACCAACAGCCCGACGGCGACCGCCAACCAGCCGGCCCACAGCAGGGCGGGCACCTCGTCGATCAACGCCGCGATCAGGGTGGGGACGAGCAGGACGAAGAACAGGTCGGGCGCCACCTCGAGCGTGAGGCGCTGCAGCCCGAGGGCGACGAGGGTCACGCCGACCAGGAAGGCGTACTGGCGGCGGCCGACGCGTTCCGACAGCGCTCGCGCGCCGTACGCGGCGGGGAGCGCCAGGAGGCCCCCGACGACGAGCGCGCCGAGCCCCACCCACAACGCCTGGCGGATGCGGCGGGTGGTGGGGTCGTACGCCCCGATCGCTTCGAGCGCGCGGAGGTCGGCCTCCTCGACGATCGTGCCCGCCTCGATGATCACCTCGTCGCGCTCGAGGGTCCGCAGGACCGGCTCGACGGCGGCCGCCGCGGCGTCGCGCGCCGCTTCGGTCGCCGCGACGTCGGGCCGCGCGGTCGGGACGAGCCGCTGCTGGAGGCGGAGCCGCGCGTCGCGGCGGGCGTCGGGCGGGGCGGCGGCGACGGCGGCGTCGACGAGGTCGGGGATCGCGTCGCGGCGGACGCCGGCCGGGTCGCGGTAGGCGGCGAGCAGCACGTCGAGGGTCGGGCCGGGCAGGCCCGCGCTCGGGAGGCGCGCCAGCATCAACGCCTGCGCGTTGTCGTCGATGCCGGTCACGACCGGGACCTGCGCCCTCGCGGCGTCGCGCCGACGTTCGGTCGCGACGGGGTCGGCGACGGGGACGTCGGCGGGGGCGCGGTAGGTGCTGGGGCTGGGGTCGCCGACGGCGAGCGAGAGGGATTGGCGTTGCCCGTGCACGCTGAAGAGGACCGCCGCGATCGCGATCCACGTCACGAGGAACGGCCCGATGCGACCGGGGCGGGGCCGTTGCCGGCGCCGCGCCAGCTTGGCGCGGGCGTTAGCCACGCGCCGGTTCCTCCTCGTACGCGCGGATGATGGCCGCGACGAGGGGGTGACGGACGACGTCGCCCTTGTCGAACGTCACGAAGGCGATGCCGTCGATGCCGGACAGGATCCGGTGCGCGACGGCGAGGCCGCTGTCGACGCCGCCGGGCAGGTCGGTTTGGGTGACGTCCCCGGTGACGACGACGGTGCTGCCGAACCCCATGCGGGTGAGGAACATCTTCATCTGTTCGCCGGTCGTGTTCTGCGCCTCGTCGAGGATGATGAAGGCGTCGTTCAGGGTGCGCCCCCGCATGAAGGCGAGGGGGGCGACCTCCACGACGCCCGACGCGAGGTACTGCTCGGCGCGGTCGGCGGGGAGCATGTCGTACAGCGCGTCGTAGAGCGGCCGCAGGTAGGGATCGATCTTGGCCTGCAGGTCGCCGGGCAGGAACCCCAACTTCTCGCCCGCCTCCACGGCGGGGCGGGTCAACACGATGCGTTTGACGCGCTTGTCGAGCAGCGCTTGGACCGCCATCGCGACCGCGAGGTACGTCTTGCCGGTGCCGGCGGGCCCGACGGCGAACGTGATGGCGTGCTTCGCCATCGCCGCGACGTAGCGGCGTTGTCCGCCGGTCTTGGGTTTGTGGCGACCGGGGAGGTGCACGGGGGCGGCGCCGGCGTCGGGTGCGGCGTCCGTCTCGTCGGTCGGGAGGTGCCCGTGCTCGAGCTCCGTGAGGCTGAGTTCCCCGCCGGCGCGGATGGTGTCGAGCAACGCGCGGAAGGTGGCTTCGGCCGCTTCGACGTCGGTCGCTTCGCCGCTGAGGCGGACCTCGTCACCGCGCGCGACGACCTTCG
Proteins encoded in this region:
- the ybeY gene encoding rRNA maturation RNase YbeY produces the protein MDLIDETHRFPAPERLRAAVAALLADLGEGERDVTLVLMEDDAIAQRNREDRGVDGPTDVLSYPTHEPTDVGMPAVAHLGDVLVALGVAGRQAEAHGHDLVTEVLHLASHGVTHLRGFDHPTEAAWAPFHHAAARIAALDAERWDAAPGGGP
- a CDS encoding HDIG domain-containing protein; the protein is MANARAKLARRRQRPRPGRIGPFLVTWIAIAAVLFSVHGQRQSLSLAVGDPSPSTYRAPADVPVADPVATERRRDAARAQVPVVTGIDDNAQALMLARLPSAGLPGPTLDVLLAAYRDPAGVRRDAIPDLVDAAVAAAPPDARRDARLRLQQRLVPTARPDVAATEAARDAAAAAVEPVLRTLERDEVIIEAGTIVEEADLRALEAIGAYDPTTRRIRQALWVGLGALVVGGLLALPAAYGARALSERVGRRQYAFLVGVTLVALGLQRLTLEVAPDLFFVLLVPTLIAALIDEVPALLWAGWLAVAVGLLVPGAPIASAIAILVSGLAATRIATHVRTRLGLLYAAVAGGAAGGLALLAAQAIVSGAFGPIPALTTFAATLGGGVLAGVLTLALLPLAEGVFEFLTEFRLVELASPQSPLLQRLVLQAPGTYQHSQIIANLVEQSVAQIGGNALLARVGALYHDVGKAKRPQFFVENQVGGENPHDALSPHLSYLIITSHVRDGVEMLRESGLPPALEPFVTEHHGTTVLAYFYKRALEDSDGLAEVNFRYAGPKPKTKETAVLMLADAVESASRSLAEPSQSAIRAMIERLFEQRLQDEQLADSPLTFRDLDQIASTFERVLTASLHRRVRYPTADEIRGLQAGSGASAGGDGGAATGGARGGPDRRNAPVSGA
- a CDS encoding PhoH family protein encodes the protein MTLKLRNPAEAMRLFGRNDEFLKAIRRRLDAKVVARGDEVRLSGEATDVEAAEATFRALLDTIRAGGELSLTELEHGHLPTDETDAAPDAGAAPVHLPGRHKPKTGGQRRYVAAMAKHAITFAVGPAGTGKTYLAVAMAVQALLDKRVKRIVLTRPAVEAGEKLGFLPGDLQAKIDPYLRPLYDALYDMLPADRAEQYLASGVVEVAPLAFMRGRTLNDAFIILDEAQNTTGEQMKMFLTRMGFGSTVVVTGDVTQTDLPGGVDSGLAVAHRILSGIDGIAFVTFDKGDVVRHPLVAAIIRAYEEEPARG